From the genome of Sphingobacterium kitahiroshimense, one region includes:
- a CDS encoding thioredoxin domain-containing protein: MKKQITLILILLVITVFDGKGQNQSSPIEKEKREQKDFRVKAALFHEKISEQDKPQILDARSAEEYEQAHLPQARQIDPAVKGYEQQLGRLIKSQPVFIYSIQTGRSTKIANLLAERGFTKIYVLAPGISAWIGAGYPVEVATVNKNRILLADFKTALKSQEYVLVDFGSNYCPPCKKVIPVLDSINSKTENNIKTILVEIDANPEIIKDFKITSIPTLILYKNGEPIWKKTGIPSVAEIVAASVK, from the coding sequence ATGAAAAAACAGATTACATTAATCCTAATTTTATTGGTCATCACAGTGTTTGATGGCAAAGGACAAAACCAATCATCTCCGATAGAGAAGGAGAAGAGAGAACAAAAAGATTTTCGCGTAAAAGCGGCGTTATTTCATGAAAAAATAAGCGAACAGGATAAGCCTCAGATTTTAGATGCTCGCAGTGCTGAAGAATATGAACAGGCACATTTACCACAAGCTCGTCAGATCGATCCTGCCGTTAAAGGTTATGAACAGCAATTGGGTAGATTAATCAAAAGTCAACCAGTCTTTATCTATTCTATCCAAACCGGGCGATCTACAAAAATCGCTAATTTACTCGCAGAACGTGGATTTACAAAGATCTATGTTTTGGCACCTGGTATTTCAGCTTGGATCGGAGCAGGATATCCAGTAGAGGTAGCAACTGTAAATAAAAATAGAATTTTATTGGCTGATTTTAAAACAGCATTGAAATCTCAGGAATATGTTCTCGTTGACTTCGGATCAAACTATTGCCCGCCTTGTAAAAAAGTAATACCAGTATTAGATTCAATCAACAGCAAGACGGAAAATAATATCAAAACAATTTTAGTAGAAATAGATGCAAATCCTGAAATAATTAAAGATTTTAAAATAACTTCCATACCAACATTAATTCTTTATAAGAATGGTGAACCTATATGGAAAAAAACAGGTATTCCCTCCGTTGCAGAAATTGTAGCTGCAAGTGTCAAGTAG
- a CDS encoding RNA polymerase sigma factor, translated as MNKTVTEIEEIVAMSRGDVKAFNALYARYHKPVHANILKLIDNRELATEVLQDVFLSLWQNRFKIQVDRPVGGWLFVVSYNKSLNVLRSKLKESVAYIANYPEEIYAEEDSSIQEEIFNKQMEILEEAVAVLPKRKREVFKLCRYEGRTKEDVADLLGLSPQSVADYLKQSNKAIREYVAKQYPAYAERSLLIVFLLANL; from the coding sequence ATGAATAAAACGGTAACAGAAATTGAAGAAATCGTAGCAATGTCGAGGGGAGACGTAAAGGCTTTCAATGCATTGTATGCGCGGTATCATAAACCTGTACATGCAAATATTCTAAAATTAATCGATAATCGTGAATTAGCGACCGAAGTGTTGCAAGATGTTTTTTTATCGCTTTGGCAGAATCGATTTAAGATACAGGTAGATCGTCCTGTTGGAGGCTGGTTATTTGTTGTTAGTTATAATAAATCGCTGAATGTTCTACGCAGTAAGTTGAAAGAATCAGTTGCGTATATTGCCAATTATCCCGAAGAAATTTATGCCGAGGAAGATAGCAGTATTCAGGAAGAAATTTTCAATAAGCAAATGGAAATCTTGGAAGAAGCCGTTGCCGTATTACCAAAAAGAAAACGGGAAGTATTTAAATTGTGTCGTTATGAGGGGCGCACAAAAGAAGATGTAGCTGATCTTTTAGGACTTAGCCCACAATCGGTAGCAGATTATCTCAAACAATCGAACAAAGCCATTAGAGAATATGTCGCTAAGCAATACCCTGCCTATGCAGAAAGATCATTACTCATCGTCTTTCTTCTCGCGAATCTTTAA
- a CDS encoding FecR family protein — protein MKQQILNLITRFWEGKLSKKDQHKLLSDLEDSKHPLMEELRNDFATVHENEKLATEEEYQQMLFGIHEKMGVIKALPNRRRLKIGWSIAASILLAMGIFGYHFVQTNLPIPITTVQIPEPLIYELANSSTDTLTYKMKDGSRIILSPNSNIYYTKEYGNIDRNLTLIGEARFNVAHDAQRPFIVSANGYTTTALGTEFTVDSYTKSKLSVRLISGKIVVKSTNRSPFEMKDQVLKPGQQLLIDDHFKTALLVDRQEKANNLKLADNVKSDEHKQEGGLQFDQTPLPQVFSKIEKLKGVIINLEEVSLEGLSFTGKFEEHYPLDVMLSIICQMNELTYTHSNNSIIIKNKKQ, from the coding sequence ATGAAGCAACAGATTCTTAATTTAATTACTCGTTTTTGGGAAGGAAAACTTTCTAAAAAGGATCAGCATAAACTATTGTCCGACTTAGAAGATTCCAAACACCCTCTAATGGAGGAACTTCGGAATGATTTTGCAACAGTACATGAAAACGAAAAATTGGCAACAGAAGAAGAGTATCAACAGATGTTATTCGGTATTCATGAAAAAATGGGAGTGATCAAAGCATTACCTAATCGACGTCGTTTAAAAATAGGCTGGTCTATTGCCGCCTCCATTTTATTGGCTATGGGAATATTTGGGTATCACTTTGTCCAAACAAATTTGCCTATTCCCATTACAACAGTACAAATACCAGAACCACTCATATATGAACTTGCCAACAGCAGTACAGATACGCTTACCTATAAAATGAAAGATGGATCTAGGATTATTTTATCCCCTAACAGTAATATTTATTATACAAAAGAATATGGAAACATCGATAGAAACCTGACACTAATTGGAGAAGCGAGATTTAATGTCGCCCATGATGCGCAACGACCATTTATTGTATCCGCCAACGGTTATACAACAACGGCACTTGGTACTGAATTTACAGTCGATAGTTATACTAAAAGTAAATTATCGGTTAGGTTAATATCTGGGAAAATAGTTGTGAAATCAACGAATCGCAGTCCATTTGAAATGAAAGATCAGGTGCTCAAGCCTGGACAACAGTTATTGATTGATGATCATTTTAAAACAGCTTTATTAGTTGATCGACAAGAAAAAGCGAACAATCTAAAATTAGCGGACAACGTGAAATCAGACGAACATAAACAAGAGGGTGGCCTGCAGTTTGATCAGACGCCACTTCCACAGGTGTTTTCTAAGATTGAAAAACTAAAGGGTGTAATCATTAATCTAGAAGAGGTATCTCTTGAAGGACTATCCTTTACTGGGAAATTTGAAGAACATTATCCACTGGATGTTATGCTATCCATTATTTGTCAGATGAATGAACTTACCTATACCCATAGCAATAACAGTATAATCATTAAAAATAAAAAGCAATAA
- a CDS encoding SusC/RagA family TonB-linked outer membrane protein produces MKRNPMKLRALLTMLSISVALQSYAQSNGQIRGTIMDNNGVVKTGATVVLLDTKGQVVTSISTDQKGVFVFKELNEDAKYKIKVSMIGYESYLEDLKGIKSGDSNSILITLKEQLSALDEVVVIGYGQQKRGDLTTAVSSLPNVAENVARPLTNVADLMQGNVAGVTVMSAGGDPSAMPKVMIRGMGTLNAESPLYVVDGAPYYGGPINPNDIESMDILKDAASAAIYGAQASSGVIVITTKSGKAGAPKLSVDLYRGWQNASNLPTALNATQYAQAYNDAAKRDGVNPADGHNATLNPWGQETRTNWMNEIFRTGNILNANAQVSGGSERSRYNSSFGYHDKEGLLLNTGYKRFAYRLKSEFDFFDRLILGQNFYVNHTTARGTNTSSSYSGSIINAIYMNPAAPVYDEKGLFHGTVPFNLSQFSSAYGDTYNPVALLLRPTVNNPTLNLNGNVFAKVDLWDGLTFKSNFVLDINRYSLKRFDPKIPEIGRSNGNNYLTQEEARTDRWIWDQQLNYTKRFGDHQIDAVAVYSAQKTKYEQYYIQGMGFEREDDWYQYIENAQSIPGIPTSDVWEDALTSAIARVNYNYAGRYYLGASIRQDRSSRLPINNRSDVFTSISGAWKISSESFFKSDFINDLKLRASWGQIGNIQSVDKYAYNLPLNSGTVTPLGSEGLLVRHFAMIKQGNPNLIWETSESWDIGLDMTLFRQLSFTADYYRKKTIGMIYEIQPDPHSGMQRGPTSNTGDIMNKGFEFSTKYNHQFGDWKLGLNANIAFNRNEVLNIDGLGSDFIEHGDNVRGILSPYRSTPGQALYSYYLIPNTGIFNSEAEVQAHSLNGKLIQPFARPGDLKFEDTNGDGKISFDDRVYMGSAVPKFTYGFALNLDYKNFDLNVLTYGISGAKIFNGYKFTAYNAGLQGYNLDNRVLNAWTPDNLNSNIPALSSKDPNANYGTISDWYLESGDYFRIKNITVGYNLPKFLNKLQSRIYFSAENPFTFTSYSGIDPEVGSIGLDVANYPLAKTYTIGLNVNF; encoded by the coding sequence ATGAAAAGAAACCCGATGAAGTTAAGAGCATTATTGACAATGCTATCGATCTCCGTTGCTCTGCAATCTTATGCCCAGTCCAATGGGCAAATAAGAGGTACCATTATGGATAATAATGGTGTTGTCAAAACAGGAGCGACGGTTGTACTTTTAGATACGAAAGGACAAGTTGTCACGAGTATATCGACAGATCAAAAAGGTGTATTTGTATTTAAAGAATTAAATGAAGATGCGAAGTATAAGATCAAGGTTTCCATGATTGGGTACGAATCTTACCTGGAAGATCTTAAAGGTATAAAGAGTGGTGATAGTAACTCAATTTTGATTACATTGAAAGAGCAACTTTCAGCTCTTGATGAGGTGGTTGTCATTGGTTACGGTCAGCAAAAAAGGGGAGATTTAACAACTGCTGTAAGCTCTTTACCTAATGTCGCAGAAAATGTTGCTCGTCCATTAACTAACGTGGCAGATCTGATGCAAGGAAATGTTGCAGGAGTAACGGTGATGTCTGCAGGTGGCGATCCTTCGGCAATGCCTAAAGTGATGATTAGAGGAATGGGGACACTAAACGCCGAATCGCCACTTTATGTAGTCGATGGAGCACCCTATTATGGCGGACCTATCAATCCAAATGATATTGAAAGCATGGATATCTTGAAAGATGCAGCTTCTGCAGCTATCTATGGAGCTCAGGCATCATCTGGAGTTATCGTGATCACAACTAAAAGCGGTAAAGCTGGAGCGCCCAAACTAAGTGTCGATCTGTATCGAGGTTGGCAAAATGCGAGTAATCTACCGACTGCTTTGAACGCGACACAATACGCCCAGGCCTATAATGATGCAGCGAAAAGAGATGGAGTGAATCCTGCCGATGGTCATAATGCGACATTAAATCCTTGGGGACAGGAAACCCGCACAAATTGGATGAATGAAATCTTCAGAACAGGGAATATTTTAAATGCAAATGCGCAGGTGTCTGGTGGATCAGAACGATCCAGGTATAATTCTTCATTTGGTTATCACGATAAGGAAGGTTTATTGCTGAATACAGGTTACAAACGTTTTGCTTATCGTTTGAAATCCGAATTTGATTTTTTTGATCGATTGATATTAGGACAAAATTTTTATGTCAACCATACCACCGCTCGAGGTACAAATACATCTAGCAGTTATAGTGGATCGATCATCAATGCAATTTATATGAATCCTGCAGCACCTGTATATGATGAGAAAGGATTATTTCACGGTACTGTTCCTTTTAATTTATCGCAATTTTCATCTGCATATGGTGATACTTATAATCCAGTAGCTTTACTTCTACGTCCAACAGTTAACAATCCGACACTTAACCTCAATGGTAATGTTTTTGCCAAAGTGGATTTATGGGATGGTTTAACCTTTAAATCTAATTTTGTTTTGGATATAAATCGGTATTCTTTAAAAAGATTTGATCCCAAAATACCAGAAATTGGAAGATCAAATGGCAACAATTATTTGACGCAAGAAGAAGCTCGTACAGATCGTTGGATTTGGGATCAGCAATTGAATTATACGAAACGTTTTGGTGATCACCAGATTGACGCTGTAGCAGTATACTCTGCCCAGAAAACAAAGTATGAACAATACTACATTCAGGGAATGGGATTTGAACGGGAAGACGATTGGTATCAATATATCGAGAATGCACAATCTATACCAGGAATTCCAACAAGTGATGTCTGGGAAGATGCACTAACATCTGCTATTGCTCGTGTTAATTACAATTATGCAGGACGGTATTATTTAGGAGCAAGTATCCGGCAGGATCGCAGTTCACGCTTACCAATAAATAATCGATCGGATGTATTTACATCAATTTCGGGAGCCTGGAAAATTTCTTCAGAATCATTTTTTAAAAGTGACTTTATTAATGATTTAAAACTACGCGCTTCCTGGGGCCAGATTGGAAATATTCAATCAGTAGATAAGTACGCATATAACTTACCTTTGAATAGCGGTACTGTCACACCTTTAGGGTCGGAAGGACTTTTGGTACGCCATTTTGCAATGATCAAACAAGGTAATCCTAATCTCATCTGGGAAACTTCTGAATCATGGGATATCGGCCTAGATATGACTTTATTTCGTCAGTTAAGTTTTACAGCAGATTATTATCGTAAAAAGACCATCGGAATGATCTATGAAATTCAACCCGATCCACATTCAGGTATGCAGAGAGGCCCTACAAGTAATACAGGTGATATTATGAACAAAGGATTTGAATTCAGTACAAAATATAATCATCAATTTGGAGATTGGAAACTTGGTTTAAATGCTAATATCGCTTTCAATCGGAATGAGGTATTAAATATTGATGGGTTAGGAAGTGACTTTATTGAACACGGAGATAATGTTCGAGGCATACTGTCTCCATATCGGTCTACGCCAGGACAAGCATTATATTCATACTATTTGATTCCTAATACCGGAATATTTAATTCTGAAGCAGAAGTACAGGCGCATAGTCTAAATGGTAAGCTTATTCAACCCTTTGCACGTCCTGGTGATTTAAAATTCGAAGATACAAATGGTGACGGTAAAATCAGTTTTGATGATCGTGTATATATGGGTAGTGCGGTTCCTAAGTTCACCTATGGTTTTGCCCTTAATTTAGATTATAAAAACTTTGATCTAAATGTATTAACCTATGGTATTTCAGGAGCAAAAATTTTTAACGGATATAAATTCACAGCCTATAACGCGGGCTTACAGGGTTATAATCTGGATAATCGTGTCCTAAATGCCTGGACGCCGGATAATCTAAATAGTAATATTCCAGCACTTTCTTCTAAAGATCCAAATGCTAATTACGGAACGATATCAGATTGGTACCTTGAAAGTGGCGATTATTTTCGTATAAAAAACATTACTGTTGGCTATAACTTACCTAAGTTTTTGAATAAACTGCAATCTAGGATTTATTTTTCTGCGGAAAACCCGTTCACCTTTACCTCTTATTCTGGTATAGATCCAGAGGTCGGCAGTATTGGATTAGATGTAGCGAATTATCCTTTAGCCAAGACATACACGATAGGATTAAATGTTAATTTTTAA
- a CDS encoding RagB/SusD family nutrient uptake outer membrane protein has protein sequence MKTPSIKKYKYITIALVGLSIGIQGCSKSFTDLTPKGSITNENFWKTEADAIFASNGLYEHFNDDNMFGRGLFWFINASDDMVTGRTDAGSAAVRNFTATGAESRINSMYKKFYQIIQRANTIITKVPAMSISDNVKKHVLGQAYFMRGYAYFYLSQYYGDQRAGVPIVTDANMNEIKFVRPTHVKENLAQIEGDLLKAAELLPLVNTYGAGDLGRAHKDAAYAYLAKTNLQWARYDESKWTQVVKYCDMVTNSGSGRKLINTGKPETDFASVFYIENNFSSEYIFSVVSNKIQGSILPAVLFENTGYGLYNGWGYFHPTLELYNAFESGDNRKKATILEFNDTFTLFGLDRKYYSSNSQTGFQFKKYMQPFRFPKDQHLNPSGDYPTSDLNIPLIRYADILLMKAEAQIKQGKSGDVEINLVRNRAGLPAISGATMVNLKRERRSEFAAEYADRHSDLVRWGDAQAAYARPATGRQHIAKTDPTSSYTIVQVWPARTFNPAIHHVWPIPPSDLSNSGISQNEGW, from the coding sequence ATGAAAACACCATCCATAAAAAAATACAAATACATTACAATAGCATTAGTAGGATTGAGTATAGGTATACAGGGCTGTAGCAAGAGTTTTACTGATCTGACTCCAAAAGGATCAATTACTAATGAAAACTTCTGGAAGACAGAAGCAGATGCCATCTTTGCCAGTAATGGTCTTTATGAACATTTCAATGACGATAATATGTTCGGAAGAGGTTTGTTTTGGTTTATCAACGCATCGGACGATATGGTAACAGGACGTACAGATGCAGGATCAGCAGCAGTGCGTAATTTTACTGCTACAGGTGCTGAAAGCCGTATTAATAGTATGTACAAGAAATTTTATCAGATCATACAACGTGCAAATACCATTATCACTAAAGTACCAGCTATGAGCATTAGCGATAATGTAAAAAAACACGTATTAGGACAAGCATATTTCATGCGAGGTTATGCCTATTTTTATTTGTCACAATATTATGGAGATCAACGTGCTGGTGTTCCCATCGTTACAGATGCAAATATGAATGAAATTAAATTTGTACGACCGACGCATGTAAAAGAGAATTTAGCACAGATTGAAGGGGATCTTTTAAAGGCAGCAGAGCTATTGCCACTTGTCAACACATATGGAGCAGGTGATTTAGGAAGAGCGCATAAGGACGCTGCTTATGCCTATTTAGCCAAAACAAATTTACAATGGGCACGATATGACGAGAGTAAATGGACGCAAGTTGTTAAGTACTGCGATATGGTGACCAACTCAGGATCAGGTCGTAAATTAATTAATACAGGAAAACCAGAAACAGATTTTGCAAGCGTCTTTTACATCGAAAACAATTTTTCATCTGAATATATCTTTTCTGTAGTTTCTAATAAAATTCAGGGTTCCATATTGCCGGCTGTATTATTTGAAAATACAGGTTATGGACTTTATAATGGTTGGGGATATTTTCACCCCACTTTAGAATTGTATAACGCTTTCGAATCAGGTGACAATCGTAAAAAGGCAACCATACTTGAATTTAACGATACATTTACGTTATTTGGATTGGATCGGAAATATTATTCGTCTAATTCTCAAACTGGTTTTCAGTTCAAAAAGTATATGCAACCTTTCCGTTTTCCAAAGGATCAACATTTAAATCCAAGTGGAGATTATCCGACTTCTGATCTAAATATTCCTTTAATCCGTTATGCAGATATTCTTTTGATGAAAGCCGAAGCGCAGATTAAACAAGGGAAATCTGGAGATGTGGAGATTAATTTGGTACGTAACCGCGCAGGGCTCCCTGCAATAAGTGGCGCAACAATGGTTAATTTAAAAAGAGAGCGTCGTTCAGAGTTTGCTGCAGAATATGCCGATAGGCATAGTGACTTGGTTCGTTGGGGTGATGCCCAAGCGGCCTATGCACGACCAGCAACCGGAAGGCAACATATTGCTAAAACTGATCCAACTTCTAGCTACACCATAGTACAAGTTTGGCCTGCCCGAACTTTTAATCCTGCTATTCATCATGTATGGCCAATTCCGCCATCAGATTTGAGTAATTCTGGGATCAGTCAAAATGAGGGATGGTAA
- a CDS encoding alkaline phosphatase produces MKFAKLLLILPLVGIMVRLDAQETPTAVNRFDKLMYSTHQQHHALRVRGHSHNDYEQDIPMLRAYYAGMESIEADLFLRDDTLYVAHEAKDIKAGRTLENLYIKPLANLFKQNKQHPFADSSKNLQLVLDLKEDFQIMMPKLVNLLAPYRYLVDPKQNKYAIQIVISGNMPSPALFKNYPDYISFDGRFENTYTSQQLQRVAMMSDNLRTYTQWNGKGVPTKQEQMKIEQQGAKARKWGKPFRLWGAPESVNTWIVLEKMGVTWLNTDHPDVLKAYLNDLESSRFTTNKPYAVYQPNFAKDGSKGTVRNVILLIGDGMGLGHIQAAMVANRGQLHMAQMKHVGFSLTASASPGNTDSGAGGSAIATGHKSYNGSVSVDTSGNRLLRLPELLARVGKVSGILSTGDASDATPAAFYASNIDRNASIAITEALIENKDVKILAGELPGPYREKERKDELEKKLNQAGYQVVDNLTELKNAKSEKTVAYFNEQDMVAVKDGRSTILKELLATSISKLHGMGSGFFIMAEGAQIDYGGHARDLNYVVTEALDFDQAVGEALRYADQNGETLVVVTADHETGALSLLDADVKTGSIQASFASNDHSAMMVPVMAYGPGAQNFLGYYQNTELFKKIAQVLGAIQQ; encoded by the coding sequence ATGAAATTTGCTAAGTTATTATTAATACTGCCATTAGTTGGGATAATGGTCAGACTTGATGCGCAGGAAACACCTACAGCTGTTAATCGTTTTGATAAACTCATGTATAGTACGCATCAACAGCACCATGCACTTCGGGTCCGTGGTCATAGTCATAATGATTATGAACAGGATATTCCCATGTTACGTGCTTATTATGCGGGAATGGAATCCATTGAAGCAGACCTATTTCTACGAGATGATACCTTATATGTTGCGCATGAGGCTAAAGATATCAAAGCAGGACGAACCTTGGAAAATCTATATATAAAGCCTTTGGCAAACTTATTTAAACAAAATAAGCAACATCCCTTTGCTGACAGCAGTAAAAACTTACAGCTGGTTTTAGATCTGAAAGAAGATTTTCAGATTATGATGCCAAAATTAGTAAACCTGTTAGCACCTTATCGTTACCTAGTAGATCCCAAACAAAATAAATATGCTATTCAAATTGTCATCAGTGGCAATATGCCGTCACCTGCTCTCTTTAAAAACTATCCAGACTACATATCCTTTGACGGTAGATTTGAAAACACATACACCAGCCAGCAACTGCAACGGGTAGCTATGATGAGCGATAATTTACGAACCTATACGCAATGGAACGGGAAAGGGGTGCCAACGAAGCAAGAGCAAATGAAAATTGAACAGCAAGGAGCAAAGGCACGAAAATGGGGTAAACCATTTCGTCTCTGGGGTGCACCTGAGAGTGTCAATACGTGGATAGTATTAGAAAAAATGGGCGTTACCTGGTTAAATACAGATCATCCTGATGTGCTAAAAGCTTATTTAAATGATTTGGAGAGTTCACGTTTTACGACAAATAAACCATACGCTGTGTATCAACCTAATTTTGCAAAAGATGGGAGTAAGGGTACAGTCAGAAATGTGATTCTGTTAATAGGAGACGGTATGGGATTAGGTCATATTCAAGCTGCTATGGTTGCCAACCGTGGTCAGTTGCATATGGCTCAGATGAAACATGTAGGGTTCTCTTTAACAGCATCAGCCAGTCCAGGTAATACAGATTCAGGAGCTGGGGGATCAGCAATTGCTACCGGGCATAAATCATATAACGGTTCGGTAAGCGTAGACACATCTGGCAATAGGTTACTGCGATTACCTGAACTATTAGCAAGAGTTGGAAAGGTTAGCGGAATACTATCCACAGGGGATGCCTCGGATGCGACTCCCGCAGCATTTTATGCGTCAAATATAGACCGAAATGCATCCATTGCAATTACAGAAGCGCTCATCGAGAATAAGGATGTTAAAATATTGGCAGGTGAACTACCTGGACCTTATCGGGAGAAAGAAAGAAAAGATGAGTTGGAAAAAAAATTAAATCAAGCCGGATATCAAGTTGTTGATAACCTAACCGAATTAAAAAACGCCAAATCAGAGAAAACAGTAGCTTATTTTAATGAACAAGATATGGTAGCTGTCAAAGATGGTAGAAGTACTATTTTAAAAGAATTGCTCGCAACGAGCATCAGTAAACTTCATGGAATGGGCAGTGGATTCTTTATTATGGCCGAGGGGGCTCAGATTGACTATGGTGGCCATGCGCGAGATTTAAACTATGTGGTAACAGAAGCTTTGGATTTTGATCAGGCAGTCGGCGAAGCACTTCGTTATGCTGATCAGAATGGTGAGACACTTGTAGTGGTAACAGCAGACCATGAAACTGGCGCATTATCTTTATTAGATGCTGATGTAAAAACAGGCAGTATACAAGCCAGCTTTGCGTCTAATGATCACAGTGCGATGATGGTGCCTGTAATGGCATATGGCCCCGGGGCTCAAAACTTTTTGGGTTATTATCAGAATACCGAACTTTTTAAAAAAATTGCACAAGTCTTAGGCGCAATACAGCAGTAG